The window GTTATCATACGCCTGTTTTTGAAAACTCTGCGTACAAAGAAAAATATGCAGAAAACTTAGCTTTAATGGATTCTCATGTTTCTGGCGGAATGGATCCAATAGTAATGGCGAAAAAAGTATTACAGATTATAAATACTAAGAATCCGAAAGTACATTACAAAGTAGGCGGATTTATGGAAAAGTTCTCTATAGTTCTTAAAAGGATTTTACCAGATAAATGGTACCAAAAATTATTAATGAATCATTATAAATTGTAAATTAGCCCCGCGTTAGGGATTGCAGCATTTGTTTGAGCTCTTTTGTGAAGAATGAACAAAAAGCGAGTGCGAAAAGCCCGACCTTTTTAGGTAACGCTCAGAAAAATAAACACAACTTTTAAATATATTTAGATGAAATTTTTTATTGACACAGCAAATTTAGCCCAAATTGAAGAAGCGCAAGCAATGGGTATTTTAGATGGCGTAACTACAAATCCGTCTTTAATGGCAAAAGAAGGAATTACCGGAGAAGCCAACATTATTAACCATTACAAAGCAATTTGTGAGTTGGTAGATGGAGATGTTTCTGCTGAGGTAATCTCTACAGATTTCGACGGAATGGTTAAAGAAGGTGAAGCTTTGGCTGCTTTAAACCCTCAGATTGTGGTAAAATTACCAATGATAAAAGACGGTGTAAAAGCGTGTAAATATTTTTCTTCTAAAGGAATTAAAACAAACGTAACGTTAGTGTTTTCTGCGGGTCAAGCATTATTGGCAGCAAAAGCAGGAGCAACGTATGTGTCGCCATTTATTGGTCGTTTAGATGATATTTCTACAGATGGTTTAAACTTAATTGCAGAAATTCGTCATATTTATGATAATTATGGTTTCGAAACTGAAATTTTAGCAGCATCTGTGCGTCATACAATGCACATTATTGATTGTGCAAAATTAGGGTCAGACGTTATGACTGGGCCTTTAAGTGCCATTGAAGGTTTACTAAGACATCCTTTAACAGATAGTGGTTTGGCTAAGTTTTTAGCAGATTATAAAAAAGGAAACTAGAAAATAGTTTTTAGTTGTTGGTTTTTAGTTTTTAGTACTAACTTTAAATTAAAAACCAACAATTTATAATATTTAAATTAGAAGCTATTTCCTGCTTTCGCTACTCGCTTTTTTTACGAAAATGCAAAAAAGAGCTCAAACAGACCGCTCAATCAGGGCTAAGCATATTTACTTACAAATAGTAGAATTAAGAATAGTTTTTAGTATTTAGTTTCTTTTAGTTTTTGGTGCTCACTAATAACTAACTACTAAACACTAATAACTTTTAAATCTTAAAAAAGATTTAAAGAATGTATCCAAAAAAAGAACTTGCTCAACTTGTAATTTCAGCATGTAATCAATTTAATATTGATACCGTTGTTATTTCTCCAGGTTCGCGTAATGCGCCATTAACGGTTGGTTTTTCTAATCATCCAAAAATTGAAGCATTAAGCGTGGTAGATGAGCGTTGTGCTGCTTTTTTTGCTTTAGGAATTGCGCAACAAACTCAAAAACCTGTTGCAGTTGTTTGTACATCGGGTTCTGCGTTGTTAAATTATTATCCAGCAATTGCAGAGGCTTTTTATAGCAATATTCCGTTAGTAGTAATTTCGGCAGACAGACCAAAACATTTAATTGATATTGGCGACGGACAAACAATTCGCCAAGAAAATGTGTTTCAAAATCATATTTTATTTTCTGCAAATTTAGAAGAGAACTCAAAATTCAAAACTCAAAACTCAAAACTTATTTCAGAAGCTTTACAAACTTCAATAACTAAAAAAGGACCAGTTCATATTAATGTTCCGTTTGACGAACCTTTGTATGAAACAGTATCTGAGTTAAAAAGTTTTAAAGTTGAAAGTTTAAAAGTTGATGACGTCGTTGCGAGTAAAACTAAGCAATCTGTAGATTATGAAAAACTAACTAAAATCTGGAATTCATCAACTAAAAAAATGATTTTGGTAGGAGTAAATTATCCGGATGAAGTAGTTCAGAATTTAATAAATCATTTTTCAGAAGATAATTCTGTTCTAATTTTAACAGAAACAACCTCTAATTTATATCACAAAAATCATATCAATTCAATTGATAAACTTATTTTTTCATTAGATGAAAATGAATCTGAAAATTTACATCCAGAAGTTTTACTAACTTTTGGAGGAATGGTGGTTTCTAAGAAAATAAAACAATTTTTAAGAAAGTATCAACCAAAACATCATTGGCACATTGATGAACAAAAAGCGATGGACACTTATTTTTGTTTATCGGAATTTGTACAAGAAAAACCAGCTGTGTTTCTGCAAGTATTAATTGAAGAAACTAAAAAAAATAATTTTACGTTGAGCGCAGTCGAAACGTATCAACAAAAATGGCTTTCTAAAAGGGATGAGAAAGAAGAAAATCACAACGTGTTTTTAGCAGATTGTGGTTATTCAGACTTTAAAGCATTTGAGCAAGTTTTAGAAAGTATTCCTGATAATTGTCAACTTCAAATTAGTAATAGTTCTATTATAAGATACGCGCAATTATTCAACTTGAATAAAACGTTGCAAGTTTTTTGTAATCGTGGAACAAGTGGAATTGACGGAAGTACCTCTACAGCAATTGGAGCTGCTTTTGCAAGCAACAAACAAACTGTTTTTATTACGGGCGATGTAAGTTTTTTCTATGACAGCAACG of the Tenacibaculum todarodis genome contains:
- the fsa gene encoding fructose-6-phosphate aldolase, whose protein sequence is MKFFIDTANLAQIEEAQAMGILDGVTTNPSLMAKEGITGEANIINHYKAICELVDGDVSAEVISTDFDGMVKEGEALAALNPQIVVKLPMIKDGVKACKYFSSKGIKTNVTLVFSAGQALLAAKAGATYVSPFIGRLDDISTDGLNLIAEIRHIYDNYGFETEILAASVRHTMHIIDCAKLGSDVMTGPLSAIEGLLRHPLTDSGLAKFLADYKKGN
- the menD gene encoding 2-succinyl-5-enolpyruvyl-6-hydroxy-3-cyclohexene-1-carboxylic-acid synthase, whose product is MYPKKELAQLVISACNQFNIDTVVISPGSRNAPLTVGFSNHPKIEALSVVDERCAAFFALGIAQQTQKPVAVVCTSGSALLNYYPAIAEAFYSNIPLVVISADRPKHLIDIGDGQTIRQENVFQNHILFSANLEENSKFKTQNSKLISEALQTSITKKGPVHINVPFDEPLYETVSELKSFKVESLKVDDVVASKTKQSVDYEKLTKIWNSSTKKMILVGVNYPDEVVQNLINHFSEDNSVLILTETTSNLYHKNHINSIDKLIFSLDENESENLHPEVLLTFGGMVVSKKIKQFLRKYQPKHHWHIDEQKAMDTYFCLSEFVQEKPAVFLQVLIEETKKNNFTLSAVETYQQKWLSKRDEKEENHNVFLADCGYSDFKAFEQVLESIPDNCQLQISNSSIIRYAQLFNLNKTLQVFCNRGTSGIDGSTSTAIGAAFASNKQTVFITGDVSFFYDSNALWNNNIPKNFRIILINNSGGGIFKIIPGPKSTNALNYFETPHGLTAEHLAKMYDFEYEQVTDLKSLEKGLSDFYLASNQPKILEICTPSELNDVILRDYFKSI